GATAATTTTTGCGGACATACTTCTGATTCTTGAGCCGCTGGGCGTGGGGATAGAGTTTTCAAAGGGAGACGGCCCGAGGATTAAAAACACCGTCCGCTCCGCCGCCTCGGTTGACCGCATGAGGGATTTTGACCCCGAAGAGATGGGCTATGTGTGCAAGGCGCTTGAGACGGCGAGAAGGGCGCTCAGCCCGCAGGTCGCCCTGCTGGGGTTTGCCGGCGCGCCCTTTACGGTCGCCTCATACATGATAGAGGGCGGGGCGTCTTCAACCTACGCGAACACAAAGGCGCTTATGCGGACGGACCCCGGCTTGTGGGACGCGCTTATGTCGCGGCTTGCCGTGGCGACCTCCTCCCACCTGAACGCGCAAATCGCCGCCGGGGCGGACGCGGTTCAACTTTTTGACAGTTGGGCCGGATGCCTTTCGCCGGACGATTACCGCCGCTTTGTTCTGCCGTATTCAAAGGCGGTGTTCCGCTCCCTGCCCGCCGGTGTTCCGGCGATTCATTTCGGGGTCGGCGCGGGCTCTCTTCTCGGCATGATGAAGGAGGCGGGCGGAAGCGTCATCGGCGTTGACTGGACGGTTGACCTTGCCGATGCGTGGAAAACGGTCGGGTATAAAACCGCCGTTCAGGGAAATCTTGACCCCTCCGTTATGGTTTCGGAACGCGCGGTTATGGAGAAAAATGTGGCTGCCATATTAGGCAAGGCGGGCGGAAGGCCCGGGCACATATTCAATCTCGGCCACGGCATTCCGCCGTCTGCGCGCGCGGAAAACGTTCTCGCGCTGGTGGACAAAGTCCGGGAGTTGTCATCGCGGTGAACGGTTTTGATTCCATACTTCTGATAGGGTACGGCGCGCCGGAAAAGGGCGCGGATGTGCCGGAATTTCTGCGCATAGTCGCGGGCGGGTTTTCCATACCGGAGGAGAGGATTAAGGAGGTGGAGAGCCACTACATGCGGGTTGGCGGCGGCTCGCCTCTGAACGAATTGACACGGCGGCAGGGCGAGGGGCTCAAAAAGTTTCTTGAGAGCGGCGGCGCGCCCCTGCCGGTTTACATGGCGATGAGAAACTGGCATCCGTTCACCGCTGACACCGTTGCCCGGATGAAGCGGGACGGGCGCAAAAAATGCGTCGCCCTGATAACGGCGCTTCACCAGTGCGACACAAGCTGGCAGAGGTATCAGCGCGAGGTGGAGGACGCAAACCGCAAAGCCGGAGCCGGAATAAAGTTTGTCTATCCGCCGCCGCTTTTTGACAATCCCCTGTTCATAGAAAACTGCGCGGACAGGGTTGCCGAGCAGATTGAAAAACTTCCGGGCGGGCGGCTGTCGGAGTCGGCGCGGCTTATTTTCACCGCCCACAGCATTCCCGTTGAAATGCCCGGCTCAGACACATACCGGAGGCAGTTTCTCAAGACCTGCGAACTTACCGCCGCGCGGCTGGGCGCCGGAGACTATGCCGTTGCGTGGCAGAGCAGAAGCGGAAGCCCTAATCAGGAGTGGTTTGAGCCGGACGTCTGCGATGTGATTGCCTCCCTTCGCGGCGCGGCGAGCCACATTATCATTCAGCCGATAGGGTTTTTGTGCGACCATGTTGAGGTTCTGTTTGACATTGGCGTTGAGGCGGAGGAGGCGGCGGGGGAGGCCGGAATTACGATGTTCAGGGCAAAGACCGTGAATGACGACCCGAAATTTATCCGCGCTCTGGGCGAAACGGTTCTCGGTGTTATCGGATGAAACTGGTTGTCATCGGGGCGGGAATATCCGGGCTTTGCGCCGCCCTTGAGGCCTCCCGCCTTGCGCCCGCGCCGGAGGTTGAAATCCTTGAGGCGGGAAATTCCGCGGGCGGGGTCATATCAACATTCCGCTCCGGCGGGTTTATTCTTGAGCGCGGGCCGGACTCTTTTTTTGCGGACGCGGAAACGGTTGATTTTATTTCGGGGCTGAACTCTCCCCCTTCTCTTGAGGCGACCTCCGAAAGCGGCCGCCGGGTTTTCCTTATGGAGGGAGGCCGCATGACCGCGCTTCCCGACGGTTTTTTCATAATGACGCCGCGCAAAATCCTTCCTTTTCTCGCAAGCCCCCTGTTTTCGCTCCGGGGCAAATTAAGGGCGCTTGCCGAGCCGTTTGTTCCCGCCCGCGCGGAGGGGGGCGATGAGAGCGCGGCCTCTTTTGTCCGCCGCCGGTTCGGTGATGAGATACTGCAAAAAGCCGCCGCGCCGCTGATTGGCGGGATTTACTGCGCTTCGCCCGATGTTCTGGGAGCGGGGGCGGTTTTGCGGGAGTTTGTCAAAATGGAAAAAAACAGCGGAAGCGTGTTGCGTTCCGTCCTGTTTGACGGCGCGGACAAGGGCGGGGGCGGGGCGCGTTTCGGCGCGTTTCTTTCCCCGAAGGGCGGGATGTCCGAAATAGTTGAGGCGGTTTTGCGGTCGCTTCCCGGCGGCTGTGTGAGAACGGGTTTTTGCGTGTCTGAAATAAGAAAAAAATCCGGTGTCTGGGAAATTGCGTCTCAGGACGGCGGGGTTGCGGAGGCCGATGCGGTGGTAGTTGCCGCGCCGTGCCGCGCTGCGGCGCGTATGCTTGAAAATGCCGGCGGCGGTCTTTCGCGTCTTCTTTCTTCGGTCAATTATTCTTCATGCGCGGTTGCCTCTCTCGCATACAAGGCGGGCGGGCTGCCCCGCGCTCCGGACGGGTTCGGGGTTTTGTTTCCGCGTGCCGGAGAGGGGGAGGTGTTTGCCTGTTCGTTTCAGAGCCGCAAGTTTCCGCGCACCGCGCCGCCGGGTTTTTCGGTGGCAAGGTTTTTTATGGCGGGCGGGGATGTTTGCGCGATGGATGATTCCGAAATAATTTTGCGCGCCCGCCGCAAGGCGGAGGAGGTGTTCGGGGCAACTGAGCCGCCGGAGATGAGCGCGGTCGGAAACTACGGCGGCGCGATGCCCGTTTGCGGTGTGGGGCACGGGGATATTGTGGCGCGGATAAATGAAGCCGCCGCCGGGCTTGGCGGGGTCGCCTTTGCGGGAGGGGCGTTCGGGGGCGTGGGGATTGGGGATTGTATAAGGTCGGGGAGAAGGGCGTCGCGGAGATTGAGTTTAGGGCGTCGCGGGGGTAAAGTGTAGTTATGAGCAG
This Candidatus Dadabacteria bacterium DNA region includes the following protein-coding sequences:
- the hemG gene encoding protoporphyrinogen oxidase, giving the protein MKLVVIGAGISGLCAALEASRLAPAPEVEILEAGNSAGGVISTFRSGGFILERGPDSFFADAETVDFISGLNSPPSLEATSESGRRVFLMEGGRMTALPDGFFIMTPRKILPFLASPLFSLRGKLRALAEPFVPARAEGGDESAASFVRRRFGDEILQKAAAPLIGGIYCASPDVLGAGAVLREFVKMEKNSGSVLRSVLFDGADKGGGGARFGAFLSPKGGMSEIVEAVLRSLPGGCVRTGFCVSEIRKKSGVWEIASQDGGVAEADAVVVAAPCRAAARMLENAGGGLSRLLSSVNYSSCAVASLAYKAGGLPRAPDGFGVLFPRAGEGEVFACSFQSRKFPRTAPPGFSVARFFMAGGDVCAMDDSEIILRARRKAEEVFGATEPPEMSAVGNYGGAMPVCGVGHGDIVARINEAAAGLGGVAFAGGAFGGVGIGDCIRSGRRASRRLSLGRRGGKV
- the hemH gene encoding ferrochelatase: MNGFDSILLIGYGAPEKGADVPEFLRIVAGGFSIPEERIKEVESHYMRVGGGSPLNELTRRQGEGLKKFLESGGAPLPVYMAMRNWHPFTADTVARMKRDGRKKCVALITALHQCDTSWQRYQREVEDANRKAGAGIKFVYPPPLFDNPLFIENCADRVAEQIEKLPGGRLSESARLIFTAHSIPVEMPGSDTYRRQFLKTCELTAARLGAGDYAVAWQSRSGSPNQEWFEPDVCDVIASLRGAASHIIIQPIGFLCDHVEVLFDIGVEAEEAAGEAGITMFRAKTVNDDPKFIRALGETVLGVIG